Proteins from a single region of Butyrivibrio fibrisolvens:
- a CDS encoding TIR domain-containing protein — MKKRVFISFDYDHDSDLKAMLVGQSKNPDSPFEIVDMSIKEAISNDWKSSARRRIRGCDVVVVICGLYMKSASGVSAEIKIAQEEGTPYFLLHGRSNGATKPVGARETDKIYTWSWDNLKMLIGGRR, encoded by the coding sequence ATGAAAAAAAGAGTTTTTATTAGTTTTGACTACGATCACGATTCAGATCTTAAGGCTATGCTAGTGGGGCAATCTAAAAATCCAGATTCGCCATTCGAGATTGTGGATATGTCAATTAAAGAAGCAATTTCAAATGATTGGAAGTCGTCAGCAAGGCGACGTATTCGAGGTTGTGATGTTGTGGTAGTTATTTGTGGGTTATATATGAAATCTGCATCAGGAGTAAGCGCAGAGATAAAAATCGCGCAAGAAGAGGGTACTCCATATTTTCTTTTGCATGGAAGAAGCAACGGTGCAACAAAACCTGTTGGAGCAAGAGAGACTGATAAAATATATACATGGAGTTGGGATAACTTAAAGATGCTTATTGGGGGGAGACGGTGA
- the istB gene encoding IS21-like element helper ATPase IstB yields the protein MNYQTAEQLTAMKLNAMRLEYARQDELPASQALSFDDRLGMIVTAQFNARNKAKTNRLIRLAHLREPTACLENLDYEPIRKLKKADVARLSDCQWVTSGNNLIITGATGVGKTYLLSAFGREACTRGHTVRCYRVPRLLTDLNIARGDGSYNKLMQDLVKPNLLLLDDFGMKQLDLAMTQDFLEVIEERYHRHKSVAISAQLPVKNWVSVFKDQTIADAVLDRIVRNAYRFDLKGPSRRPTIEHMPADAGDDNKTASE from the coding sequence ATGAACTACCAGACAGCGGAACAGTTAACAGCAATGAAGCTGAATGCCATGAGACTTGAGTACGCCAGGCAGGATGAACTTCCTGCTTCGCAGGCTCTTTCCTTTGACGACAGGCTGGGAATGATTGTGACAGCCCAGTTCAATGCAAGAAATAAAGCCAAGACAAATCGGCTTATACGACTTGCTCATTTAAGGGAACCTACTGCATGTCTTGAAAACCTGGATTATGAACCTATACGAAAGCTCAAGAAAGCAGATGTCGCAAGACTATCAGACTGCCAATGGGTCACAAGCGGTAACAACCTCATCATTACAGGTGCAACTGGTGTAGGCAAAACATATCTGCTCTCAGCTTTTGGCAGAGAGGCTTGTACTAGAGGACATACTGTAAGATGTTACAGAGTCCCAAGGCTACTTACAGATCTGAATATCGCCCGAGGCGATGGTTCATACAACAAGCTGATGCAGGATTTGGTCAAACCTAATCTTTTGCTGCTTGATGATTTTGGCATGAAACAGCTGGACCTTGCCATGACGCAGGACTTCCTTGAGGTCATTGAGGAAAGATACCACAGACATAAGTCTGTAGCCATCTCAGCACAGTTACCTGTTAAGAATTGGGTTTCAGTTTTCAAGGATCAAACGATTGCAGATGCGGTCCTTGACCGCATAGTGCGCAATGCGTATAGGTTTGACCTAAAAGGTCCTTCCCGCCGTCCGACTATAGAACATATGCCGGCTGACGCCGGAGATGACAATAAGACGGCAAGCGAGTAA
- a CDS encoding HEPN domain-containing protein, translated as MGKTAVEFFTGANVFLDASKTLNVVGQAGLSQMKDANSGLEILGRMYIPGIVMQAFAAELYLKALIVYEGKQIKKIHKLDALFGMLDEVEKNIITASMMAEIRNAKGISESEYGETELLDDFTKAANIFEDWRYFFESGTVSADLDFMKALNDVLYVRCKSLI; from the coding sequence ATGGGAAAAACAGCAGTAGAGTTCTTTACAGGAGCGAATGTTTTCTTAGATGCATCTAAAACGTTGAATGTTGTTGGTCAAGCAGGTTTATCACAAATGAAAGATGCTAATTCAGGATTAGAAATCCTTGGACGTATGTATATTCCTGGGATAGTAATGCAGGCATTTGCGGCAGAGTTGTACCTTAAAGCTCTAATTGTGTATGAAGGAAAGCAAATAAAGAAGATACATAAGCTGGATGCTTTATTTGGGATGCTTGATGAAGTAGAAAAGAATATAATAACCGCAAGTATGATGGCAGAAATACGAAATGCAAAAGGTATTAGTGAATCTGAGTATGGTGAAACAGAACTGTTGGATGATTTTACTAAGGCAGCAAACATATTTGAGGATTGGAGATATTTCTTTGAAAGTGGAACTGTGAGTGCAGATCTTGATTTTATGAAAGCTCTCAATGATGTTCTATATGTAAGATGTAAATCGCTGATATAG
- a CDS encoding AAA family ATPase has protein sequence MIKKLKWKNYKALGNLELDFTKDDGTAYNTIILAGENGAGKTTVLESLATVLDCGPNTVFEYIDYDISGTTYKAIPDSRSGNAGFYKRVDVASGNEEAVNSGRNTNYNLIDEDIKDFRHYGFAYSKARSGFKTDPVKSSTTMQIDAEKFEPDNYGSFTHIKQLLIDIDAQDSSEWMKKSNAGGLDDQKYEDFKKASKGYRFEKAFNDFFDDVRYDGIDTEDPDEKKVLFTKHGQSIAVDDLSTGEKQIVFRGAHLLRNTKSIAGGIVMIDEPELSMHPKWQKKMLDYYRGLFTSDDNATQSVQMIVATHSEYVIQSALEDRDNVLVIVLTDENGTISSRKVTAPNVLPTITSAETNYLAFGVPSKDYHIELYAYLQMKTNNHTIESCDAYIAQQQQYDRTKHEKFDGYRNHNYQTLPTYIRNAIDHPDSGRSYTEEEFKASIELLIELCR, from the coding sequence ATGATTAAGAAGCTGAAATGGAAGAATTACAAAGCACTTGGAAATCTTGAATTGGATTTCACTAAGGATGATGGAACTGCCTATAACACAATCATCCTCGCAGGAGAGAATGGCGCAGGTAAGACCACAGTGCTTGAATCGCTTGCGACTGTTTTGGATTGTGGACCAAATACAGTTTTTGAGTATATTGATTATGACATTAGTGGAACAACATATAAAGCAATACCCGATTCAAGAAGTGGAAATGCTGGGTTCTATAAAAGAGTTGATGTGGCTTCTGGCAATGAGGAGGCCGTTAATAGCGGAAGAAATACAAATTATAATTTGATAGACGAGGATATAAAGGATTTCCGTCATTATGGCTTTGCCTATTCCAAGGCAAGGTCGGGGTTTAAGACGGATCCGGTAAAATCTTCAACTACTATGCAGATAGATGCTGAGAAATTTGAGCCTGATAACTATGGCAGTTTTACACATATAAAGCAATTACTTATCGACATAGATGCACAAGACTCATCTGAATGGATGAAGAAAAGCAATGCTGGAGGTCTTGACGACCAGAAATATGAGGATTTCAAGAAGGCTTCTAAGGGTTATCGCTTTGAGAAAGCTTTCAATGACTTCTTTGATGATGTTCGGTATGATGGGATTGACACAGAAGATCCCGATGAGAAGAAGGTATTATTTACAAAGCATGGGCAAAGCATAGCGGTTGATGACCTAAGTACTGGAGAAAAGCAGATAGTTTTCCGTGGAGCGCATCTGCTACGGAATACAAAAAGCATCGCCGGTGGCATTGTGATGATTGATGAGCCGGAACTTTCAATGCATCCCAAATGGCAGAAGAAGATGTTGGATTACTATCGTGGGCTGTTTACGAGTGATGATAATGCTACCCAATCCGTTCAGATGATTGTAGCCACACATTCTGAGTATGTAATCCAATCAGCATTAGAGGATCGGGATAATGTCCTGGTTATCGTTTTGACAGATGAGAATGGTACGATAAGCAGTCGCAAGGTTACGGCTCCGAATGTCCTGCCAACGATAACATCAGCTGAGACGAATTACCTGGCATTTGGTGTTCCTTCCAAAGATTACCACATTGAGCTTTATGCTTATCTTCAGATGAAGACAAATAATCATACTATAGAGTCTTGCGATGCATATATTGCACAACAGCAACAGTATGATAGAACGAAGCATGAGAAGTTTGATGGATATCGTAATCATAATTACCAAACATTACCTACATATATTCGAAATGCCATAGATCATCCTGATTCTGGCAGAAGTTATACGGAAGAGGAGTTTAAGGCTTCAATTGAATTGCTGATAGAGTTATGTAGATGA
- the istA gene encoding IS21 family transposase — protein sequence MRCLDTMKVTEVLRLREMALNLRDIALAVDCSKTTVGEILNRCKNCGLTYEEAVKLSPERINELIYPDSFGRKQSKDEPDWEAIYKRLMSSRRINLFYIWEQEYRKDNPDGYSYSYFCAKFNTWKEDTGKEVVLPQEREPGKELFVDWMGDTLPCVVDYETGVVHEAHFFVATLGDSSYPFVEAFPNETQINWNQAHIDAIEWYGGLPKILVPDNCKTAVVHTNLYNPELNHAYRDLARHYQVAIIPARVKKPRDKPTVESGVGWLETWLLEWLKDKIYHSFEALNTDIKDRVLELAERPFKHRPGSRSSNFIALDKPALRPLPKDPFEYYETLPVKTVPNNYHVYYDGFYYSVPYTLYKDSVTIHAYAKKIEVFNAMGERVAIHVRKFSGRRYATEISHMPANHRAIREFNQYDGTHYRYRASSIGQNAYRFVDTLLKSADFEEQAYKSCMAVVNFSKQYGNTRVDSACKRALELNSVTYTTLKNILKNNQDKKPVNADQSDADTPTPNHENLRVGEWE from the coding sequence ATGAGGTGTCTTGATACTATGAAAGTTACTGAAGTCCTTCGCCTGAGGGAAATGGCTCTTAATCTACGTGATATTGCACTTGCTGTAGATTGTTCCAAAACTACCGTTGGCGAAATTCTCAACAGATGCAAGAACTGTGGGCTCACTTATGAAGAAGCTGTAAAGCTTTCTCCTGAGCGAATCAATGAGCTGATATATCCAGACTCTTTTGGTCGTAAGCAATCCAAAGATGAACCAGATTGGGAAGCCATATACAAGCGCCTTATGTCCAGCAGAAGGATCAACCTTTTCTACATCTGGGAACAGGAATACCGCAAGGATAATCCTGATGGTTACAGCTACAGTTACTTCTGCGCCAAGTTCAATACCTGGAAAGAAGATACCGGTAAAGAAGTGGTACTTCCACAGGAGCGCGAGCCTGGCAAGGAACTGTTTGTCGATTGGATGGGCGATACTCTTCCCTGCGTTGTTGATTATGAAACCGGTGTTGTTCATGAGGCTCATTTCTTCGTTGCTACGCTTGGAGACAGTTCATATCCTTTTGTTGAAGCATTTCCTAACGAGACGCAGATCAACTGGAATCAGGCCCATATAGACGCCATTGAGTGGTATGGAGGCCTTCCAAAGATACTTGTGCCCGATAACTGTAAAACAGCTGTTGTACATACTAACCTGTATAATCCTGAGCTTAACCATGCTTACAGAGATCTGGCCCGTCATTATCAGGTTGCTATAATCCCTGCAAGGGTCAAAAAACCAAGAGATAAACCCACAGTTGAATCAGGCGTGGGCTGGCTTGAAACATGGCTTCTTGAATGGCTTAAGGATAAGATATACCACAGTTTCGAAGCTCTTAATACTGACATAAAGGATCGTGTGCTTGAGCTTGCTGAAAGACCATTCAAGCATCGCCCAGGTTCTAGGAGCAGCAACTTTATAGCCCTTGACAAGCCTGCACTTAGGCCACTGCCCAAAGATCCTTTTGAGTATTACGAGACGCTGCCAGTAAAGACAGTACCGAATAACTATCATGTTTATTATGACGGCTTTTACTATTCAGTGCCCTATACTCTTTACAAGGACTCTGTTACTATACATGCCTATGCCAAGAAGATAGAGGTCTTCAACGCCATGGGCGAAAGGGTTGCAATACATGTCAGGAAGTTCTCTGGAAGACGCTATGCAACCGAGATAAGCCATATGCCTGCGAACCATCGTGCTATCAGAGAGTTTAATCAGTATGACGGGACTCATTACCGCTACAGGGCATCAAGCATAGGTCAGAATGCATACCGCTTTGTAGATACACTCCTTAAGTCGGCTGACTTTGAGGAACAGGCATATAAATCCTGCATGGCTGTAGTAAATTTCAGCAAGCAGTACGGTAACACCAGAGTTGATAGCGCTTGTAAAAGAGCACTTGAACTTAACTCTGTTACATATACAACACTCAAGAACATCCTGAAAAACAATCAGGATAAGAAGCCCGTAAACGCTGATCAATCCGATGCGGATACTCCAACTCCAAACCATGAAAATCTCCGTGTCGGAGAATGGGAATAG
- a CDS encoding tyrosine-type recombinase/integrase → MDNYDKIVDKYLDFCSSQKRLNLKTIKAYSTDLKQFGNNISSVELKELSAEVLEDYLRSLHRQYKPRSVKRKIASIKAFFHYLESHNIITANPWTHVQSKFREPSTLPRIIPLDTIELMLTLIYEQINDGKTAYRRRNAIRDAAICELLFATGLRIFELCNLVPDDVNLSEDTVFINGKGAKERILQIGNNQVHDALVNYKKAYDKEISLCHHLFVNQQGRPLSDQSVRRMLNHYTNLAGIKQHITPHMWRHTFATSLLDADVDIRYIQEMLGHSSIRTTEIYTHVSMSKQKDILCNKHPRNSFSIRPDIQH, encoded by the coding sequence ATGGATAATTACGACAAGATTGTAGACAAGTATTTGGATTTCTGTTCAAGCCAGAAAAGGCTTAACTTGAAAACTATCAAAGCCTACTCAACTGATCTCAAGCAATTTGGCAACAACATATCTTCTGTAGAACTAAAAGAGCTATCTGCCGAGGTACTTGAAGATTATTTAAGAAGCCTTCACCGCCAATACAAACCCAGAAGCGTAAAAAGAAAAATAGCATCTATAAAAGCATTCTTTCACTATTTAGAGAGTCATAACATCATTACCGCAAATCCCTGGACGCATGTTCAAAGCAAGTTTCGTGAGCCATCAACGCTCCCACGTATAATCCCGTTAGATACCATAGAATTAATGCTTACCCTTATTTATGAGCAGATTAATGATGGAAAAACAGCCTATCGAAGACGCAACGCCATAAGAGATGCTGCCATTTGTGAATTACTTTTTGCCACAGGTTTACGAATTTTTGAACTCTGTAATCTTGTTCCGGATGATGTGAATTTATCAGAAGATACAGTATTCATCAATGGGAAAGGAGCAAAAGAACGCATATTGCAGATAGGAAACAATCAAGTACATGATGCACTTGTAAACTACAAAAAAGCCTATGATAAGGAGATCAGCCTTTGCCATCACTTGTTTGTGAATCAACAAGGTCGGCCTCTTTCAGACCAATCTGTACGCAGAATGCTTAACCACTACACAAATCTCGCAGGAATCAAGCAGCATATTACTCCACATATGTGGCGCCACACCTTTGCCACATCGCTCCTTGATGCTGATGTTGATATACGCTATATTCAGGAAATGCTCGGGCACAGCTCAATTCGTACTACTGAAATCTATACCCATGTTTCTATGTCCAAGCAAAAGGACATATTGTGCAACAAGCACCCCAGGAACAGTTTTTCTATTCGCCCGGACATACAGCATTAG
- a CDS encoding toll/interleukin-1 receptor domain-containing protein, giving the protein MKVFISHKQEDSNIANNISVELSKCNVPFYLDVLDDITEDGKALTDHIKENLNSCTDIIVVMSPNTYKSQWVPFEVGMSAQRDMPTATFLEKNIKLPDFLDYWPRLKTLSDIHKYIDTKKQIDEKYARNRYGGIFENAENRSLTKTEMFYRALKENL; this is encoded by the coding sequence ATGAAAGTGTTTATATCTCATAAACAGGAAGACTCAAATATAGCGAATAACATATCTGTGGAACTATCAAAATGTAATGTCCCTTTTTATTTAGATGTATTAGACGATATTACAGAGGATGGTAAAGCACTTACGGATCATATTAAGGAAAATCTTAATAGCTGTACAGATATTATTGTGGTAATGTCACCTAATACATATAAATCACAATGGGTTCCTTTTGAAGTGGGAATGTCAGCACAAAGAGATATGCCAACGGCTACTTTTTTGGAAAAGAATATCAAATTACCGGATTTTCTTGATTATTGGCCAAGGTTAAAAACACTGTCTGATATTCATAAATATATTGATACAAAAAAACAAATTGATGAAAAATATGCCCGAAATAGATATGGTGGTATTTTTGAAAACGCTGAAAATAGAAGTTTAACAAAAACCGAAATGTTTTATAGAGCATTAAAAGAAAATCTATGA
- a CDS encoding chitobiase/beta-hexosaminidase C-terminal domain-containing protein codes for MHIKRFLAIPLTAMLLLSSVNSVNLRALAAHSEAGVFEELEIEDAYGLNSEIESPDDEETLIEESYELFSEDSEEDIFIYEDDEIDPAFDIEEESERATEEESTFEADPPFSEDRMTLYHEAKAYVNVHSSADFGLDRDATDEERDTFSEWKKNETFKWSISNGNVIKLLSYESGADGERQKLDSVSGTGKTFVEFIPAKEGEATLTVEVGKIKKSATITVASDFSLDKDQINLSMGVNPSDTITLKAKSETGVEPTVTFNFYGEAYDEEGNKYENENAVTITELTDEKTFVDNVLTKKYEIKARDGLSHGGGNANFIVNGEIYLSAKVNIAGIERVEMSDFWGFEKFDEPDEDGAMGRIENGQFITMETWLRGAKIYYNVEYSEEFPAETTPEVVIALGKVYETPIEVYSTIEHGFARISAVAVKDGYANSEFKDMVVHLDNWDIWNGIGEIDRGKFDNDPSKIATSGLVISTIPWGDYDEEHRPSEYEFVYTGTKIDHDGNVRVYYNGRSLVEGTDFKLTYSNNTKVYVLPENLTDADKKKAPSFTVTGIGNYNFKETTYFSILPINLNFCRPTNGPTIMVFADDSKLLKKAVIELTFVNKGKEAKLKNGKDYAIYFNKNTPDGPDFEHALTAQQLLDDIKANKNDWNNYRINARGIGNFTGNLDNGGSVNLLVLPAEEKANFVNLGEAKMPKLPAFDYSESEVEGKLVPDLQSTKLIKQFAEGTLKVTSKGKELKYMDDEKYAALSDTDKKYPYYYTVRDPGANDERTNRYPGTQNFIEIVPYENGDDETGYRSNLLGERTLFFTINAWTLDLVDYATKIPYRGTSILAYAEDENHDWRPDLSSIAAEGKTTARVINKATGKELESDRYDVWSNDNYGDVGTFTIIVQGRPDRGTDGRIYKKIKITPRKLTADDLNKTVFVEYWEDLNNISYSVGGAEPNFDVTGRFYGEETVWLEYGRDFTVSYVNNKKAGQKGSVTLKFKGGYSGTIKKALEFTVTKKEFTPWNSIWLTANDIVYKNKKNNFKTKYTLVDNNVALKEKKDYTVEGTVSYRYAEDYMENDKVKYSKGTEINDGDIVPAGAIIQMDLQAKAKNENYAQPEGDPLFFSATYIVGEALLSSCKIKVADQKYTGKEVIPSKADVSITYKGTPITDFEIYGFTNNVKAGTASMYIRANGNICGTKKITFKIVKAK; via the coding sequence ATGCATATTAAGAGATTTCTGGCAATACCTCTTACAGCCATGCTTTTATTGTCATCTGTTAATTCAGTTAATCTAAGAGCCTTGGCAGCTCATTCAGAGGCCGGCGTTTTTGAGGAATTAGAGATAGAAGATGCCTATGGACTTAATTCTGAAATTGAGTCTCCTGATGATGAAGAGACCTTGATAGAAGAATCATATGAACTTTTTTCTGAAGACAGCGAAGAAGATATTTTTATCTATGAAGATGATGAAATAGACCCTGCATTCGATATAGAGGAAGAGTCAGAAAGAGCTACGGAAGAGGAGTCTACCTTCGAAGCAGATCCACCTTTTTCTGAAGACAGAATGACTCTTTACCACGAAGCTAAGGCCTATGTAAATGTCCATAGCAGCGCAGACTTTGGTCTGGACAGAGACGCTACGGATGAAGAGCGAGATACTTTCAGTGAGTGGAAAAAGAACGAGACCTTCAAGTGGTCAATATCAAATGGCAATGTAATTAAACTTCTTTCCTATGAAAGTGGAGCAGACGGTGAGAGGCAGAAGCTGGATTCCGTCTCCGGCACCGGAAAAACCTTTGTGGAATTTATTCCTGCAAAAGAGGGAGAAGCAACCCTCACTGTAGAGGTTGGAAAGATAAAAAAGAGTGCAACTATTACTGTTGCGTCAGATTTTTCACTTGATAAGGATCAGATCAATCTTTCCATGGGGGTAAATCCTTCCGATACCATAACACTTAAAGCCAAAAGTGAGACCGGTGTTGAACCGACTGTAACCTTCAACTTCTATGGCGAAGCCTATGACGAAGAAGGCAACAAATATGAGAACGAGAATGCTGTAACTATAACAGAGCTTACAGATGAGAAGACTTTCGTAGACAACGTTCTTACAAAGAAGTATGAAATCAAGGCAAGAGATGGTCTTTCTCATGGTGGCGGCAATGCCAATTTTATTGTAAATGGTGAGATTTATCTTAGTGCCAAGGTCAACATTGCAGGAATCGAACGTGTCGAGATGAGCGATTTCTGGGGATTTGAGAAATTTGATGAACCGGACGAAGATGGCGCCATGGGAAGAATAGAAAATGGCCAGTTTATCACCATGGAGACCTGGCTAAGAGGTGCCAAGATTTATTACAACGTTGAGTATTCAGAGGAATTCCCGGCAGAAACAACACCGGAAGTTGTGATTGCCCTTGGAAAGGTCTATGAGACCCCTATAGAAGTTTATTCAACAATAGAGCATGGCTTTGCACGTATAAGTGCAGTAGCTGTTAAGGATGGTTATGCCAATTCCGAGTTCAAGGATATGGTTGTACATCTCGATAACTGGGATATCTGGAACGGTATTGGAGAAATCGACAGAGGCAAATTTGACAATGATCCGAGTAAGATAGCAACCAGTGGCCTTGTCATAAGTACTATCCCTTGGGGAGACTACGATGAAGAACACAGGCCTTCTGAATATGAATTTGTTTATACAGGTACCAAGATTGATCATGATGGCAACGTGAGAGTTTATTACAACGGCAGAAGCCTTGTAGAAGGAACAGACTTTAAGCTGACCTACAGCAACAACACTAAAGTGTATGTCCTTCCTGAAAACCTTACAGATGCTGACAAGAAGAAAGCACCTTCCTTTACCGTGACCGGTATTGGAAACTACAACTTCAAGGAGACAACATATTTTTCAATACTTCCCATTAATCTTAATTTCTGCAGGCCTACCAATGGTCCTACAATCATGGTATTTGCAGATGATTCTAAACTTCTTAAGAAGGCTGTGATAGAGCTCACATTTGTAAATAAGGGTAAAGAGGCCAAGCTTAAGAATGGCAAAGATTATGCGATCTATTTTAATAAAAATACTCCTGACGGTCCTGATTTTGAGCATGCATTGACTGCTCAGCAGCTTCTTGATGATATAAAAGCAAACAAGAATGACTGGAATAATTACAGGATAAATGCCAGAGGAATAGGCAATTTCACAGGAAATCTTGATAATGGCGGATCTGTGAATCTTTTGGTTTTGCCTGCAGAAGAAAAGGCAAACTTTGTAAACCTTGGTGAGGCCAAGATGCCCAAATTGCCGGCATTTGACTACTCAGAGTCAGAAGTCGAGGGAAAGCTTGTTCCCGATCTTCAGTCTACCAAGCTTATTAAGCAGTTTGCTGAAGGGACATTAAAGGTAACCTCTAAGGGCAAAGAGCTTAAATACATGGATGATGAGAAGTATGCTGCTTTGTCTGATACTGATAAGAAGTATCCATACTACTACACTGTTCGTGATCCCGGCGCTAATGATGAGCGTACGAACCGCTATCCCGGAACGCAGAACTTTATTGAGATTGTTCCTTATGAAAATGGCGATGATGAGACAGGTTACAGAAGCAATCTCCTGGGCGAGAGAACATTGTTCTTTACTATCAACGCATGGACCCTCGACCTTGTAGATTATGCCACAAAGATACCGTATCGTGGCACGAGTATCCTCGCCTATGCCGAAGACGAAAATCATGACTGGCGTCCGGATCTTTCATCCATAGCAGCAGAAGGAAAGACTACTGCTAGAGTAATTAACAAGGCTACAGGAAAAGAGCTTGAATCAGATCGCTATGATGTTTGGTCAAATGATAACTACGGAGACGTTGGAACATTTACCATTATTGTACAGGGACGACCTGACAGAGGCACAGATGGAAGAATCTATAAGAAGATCAAGATTACTCCAAGAAAATTGACAGCAGATGACCTTAACAAGACTGTTTTTGTTGAGTATTGGGAAGATCTTAATAATATTTCATATAGTGTAGGCGGTGCCGAGCCTAATTTCGACGTAACCGGCAGGTTCTATGGAGAAGAGACAGTCTGGCTTGAGTATGGCAGGGACTTTACTGTTTCCTATGTTAACAACAAGAAGGCAGGACAGAAGGGCAGTGTAACCCTTAAGTTTAAGGGCGGTTACAGTGGAACTATCAAGAAGGCTCTTGAGTTTACCGTTACAAAGAAGGAGTTCACGCCTTGGAACAGCATCTGGCTGACAGCAAATGACATTGTATACAAGAATAAGAAGAATAACTTTAAGACGAAGTATACTCTTGTTGATAACAACGTAGCTCTTAAAGAAAAGAAGGACTACACTGTCGAAGGTACTGTAAGCTACCGTTATGCAGAAGATTATATGGAAAACGACAAAGTTAAGTATAGTAAGGGCACAGAAATCAATGATGGCGATATTGTACCTGCAGGTGCAATAATTCAGATGGACCTTCAGGCTAAAGCCAAGAATGAAAACTATGCACAGCCGGAAGGTGATCCTCTTTTCTTTAGCGCAACTTACATAGTAGGTGAAGCACTTCTTTCATCCTGCAAGATCAAGGTAGCAGACCAAAAATATACCGGTAAAGAAGTTATTCCTTCCAAGGCGGATGTAAGTATTACTTATAAGGGAACTCCGATAACAGACTTTGAAATCTATGGCTTTACAAACAACGTCAAAGCAGGTACTGCATCTATGTATATCCGTGCTAATGGTAATATCTGCGGTACTAAGAAGATAACCTTCAAAATCGTTAAAGCCAAGTAA